One genomic window of Candidatus Melainabacteria bacterium includes the following:
- the kdpB gene encoding K(+)-transporting ATPase subunit B, which produces MVTKKKSRPLLDPQIVRGALKDSFIKLNPAKLAKNPVMFVVGVGCVLTTVLWLRNLASGATTGEKLLFEGQITLWLWFTVLFSNFAEAMAEGRGKAQAETLKRGRKEAIARKLLANGQEEMVAATNLRKNDIVLVKAGELIPSDGEVIEGIATVNESAITGESAPVIRESGGDRSAVTGGTTVLSDWLKIKISVDPGETFMDRMIALVEGAQRQKTPNEIALDILLAGLTIVFVIAVVTLLPFANYAVRAGGSGQVPDIFSLASLLVCLIPTTIGGLLSAIGIAGMDRVLQHNVLAMSGKAVEAAGDVDTLLLDKTGTITLGNRQAVEFIPAPNVTVQELADAAQLSSLSDETPEGRSIVVLAKNYGLRERELSNKEAEFIPFSANTRMSGVNMNGTQIRKGAADAVYKYVKETGLTIPSEIEKEVTRVAQAGGTPLAVADNKRGTLGVIYLKDVVKGGMKERFLQLHAMGIRTIMITGDNPLTAAAIATEAGVDDFLAEATPELKMQLIQKEQAGGRLVAMTGDGTNDAPALAAADVGVAMNSGTQAAKEAGNMIDLDSNPTKLIEVVEIGKQLLMTRGALTTFSIANDVAKYFAILPAVFGTMYAASGTMHGPLWTLNIMQLHSPESAILSAVIFNALIIVCLIPLALRGVPYRPMTGAALLQRNFLVYGIGGIVVPFPGIWIIDRIIVMLHLAPMS; this is translated from the coding sequence ATAGTCACAAAGAAAAAATCGAGACCTCTTCTCGATCCGCAGATCGTGCGTGGTGCTCTGAAAGATTCTTTCATTAAGCTAAATCCAGCCAAGCTTGCCAAAAATCCAGTCATGTTCGTGGTCGGAGTTGGTTGTGTTTTGACGACGGTGCTGTGGTTGAGAAATCTGGCCTCAGGTGCGACGACTGGCGAAAAGCTCTTGTTCGAAGGTCAGATCACTCTCTGGCTATGGTTTACAGTTCTGTTTTCCAATTTCGCTGAAGCCATGGCGGAAGGGCGCGGCAAGGCACAAGCTGAAACATTGAAACGCGGCCGCAAGGAAGCAATCGCTCGAAAACTTCTTGCCAACGGGCAAGAAGAAATGGTCGCAGCTACAAACTTGCGAAAAAATGACATCGTGCTGGTAAAAGCGGGCGAGCTAATTCCCAGTGACGGGGAAGTCATCGAAGGAATCGCGACCGTCAACGAAAGTGCGATTACCGGTGAATCCGCACCGGTAATCAGAGAAAGCGGCGGCGACCGCAGCGCTGTCACAGGCGGCACAACAGTGCTGTCAGACTGGCTGAAAATCAAAATATCGGTTGACCCAGGTGAGACCTTCATGGACCGCATGATCGCTCTGGTCGAGGGTGCGCAGCGGCAAAAAACGCCAAACGAGATTGCGCTCGACATTCTCCTGGCTGGTCTGACAATCGTTTTCGTCATCGCTGTTGTCACGCTACTCCCATTTGCCAACTATGCTGTGCGCGCAGGCGGCTCCGGTCAAGTGCCGGACATCTTCTCTCTGGCATCATTGCTCGTGTGCTTAATTCCCACGACCATTGGTGGTCTACTTTCTGCCATCGGTATTGCAGGCATGGACCGTGTGTTACAACACAATGTGCTGGCTATGAGCGGCAAAGCCGTCGAAGCGGCCGGCGACGTCGACACGCTCCTGCTCGATAAAACCGGAACAATTACGCTGGGAAACCGCCAGGCCGTCGAATTCATTCCCGCACCAAACGTGACTGTGCAAGAGCTCGCCGATGCGGCTCAGCTATCTTCTCTGTCGGACGAAACTCCCGAAGGCCGATCGATCGTGGTGTTAGCCAAGAACTATGGTTTAAGAGAACGAGAACTTTCCAACAAAGAAGCTGAGTTCATTCCATTTTCCGCCAACACTCGAATGAGCGGCGTCAATATGAACGGCACCCAAATCAGAAAAGGCGCAGCCGACGCCGTATACAAATACGTCAAGGAAACTGGACTGACGATTCCTTCCGAAATTGAAAAGGAAGTGACGCGGGTGGCGCAGGCCGGCGGCACACCACTAGCGGTGGCGGATAACAAACGCGGTACGCTCGGGGTAATTTACCTGAAGGATGTGGTCAAAGGAGGAATGAAAGAACGCTTTCTGCAACTCCACGCCATGGGCATCCGCACGATCATGATCACCGGTGACAACCCACTCACTGCCGCAGCGATCGCCACCGAAGCAGGGGTCGATGACTTTCTTGCCGAAGCTACACCCGAGCTAAAAATGCAGCTTATTCAGAAAGAACAAGCGGGCGGCAGGTTGGTTGCTATGACCGGAGACGGGACCAACGATGCTCCGGCGCTGGCAGCAGCAGACGTGGGTGTGGCGATGAATTCCGGAACTCAAGCAGCCAAAGAAGCCGGCAATATGATCGACCTTGATTCCAACCCGACCAAATTGATCGAAGTCGTCGAAATCGGCAAACAACTTTTGATGACTCGCGGAGCACTGACTACGTTTTCGATTGCTAACGACGTGGCTAAGTATTTCGCCATTCTGCCCGCAGTTTTCGGCACCATGTATGCAGCATCTGGAACAATGCACGGACCATTGTGGACGCTAAACATCATGCAACTGCACTCCCCTGAGTCAGCAATCCTCAGTGCCGTCATATTCAACGCTCTGATCATAGTTTGTTTGATACCTCTAGCTCTGCGTGGCGTTCCTTATCGACCAATGACCGGTGCGGCTCTGCTGCAAAGGAACTTCCTGGTCTACGGAATTGGCGGTATTGTCGTGCCGTTCCCTGGCATCTGGATCATCGACCGAATCATCGTTATGCTCCACCTCGCACCAATGAGCTAA
- the kdpA gene encoding potassium-transporting ATPase subunit KdpA produces the protein MTGIGWLQILLFVVALIVITKPAGTYIKRVMECEATWLDPLFRPVEKIIYRIAGVDETIDMHWTQYAFCMLAFSIVTLLFSYAILRLQGVLPFNPMSFSTAQAPAFATAMTPDLAFNTAVSFTTNTNWQAYSGENTMSYLSQMLALALHNWVSAAAGIAVAVAMIRGFSRQSATGIGNFWKDLVRSTLYVLLPVCLIAALFMVSQGVVQNFSPYVQATTLEGAQQIIPQGPIASQECIKMFGTNGGGFLNANSAHPFENPTPLCNFVEMLLIFMIPAGLAYTFGLMVKDTRQGWALFITMMMLFVVGVITCYGFEASGNPNIARLNVNTSTSQLGDLGGNQEGKEVRFGLANSALFAVITTDASCGAVNSMHDSFTPLGGLVPLLNIQLGELIFGGVGAGLYGILIFAILTVFIAGLMVGRTPEYVGKKIEKKEVKMAMLFVLVAAFSILGFTACGAILELPAGSFWNAAGATYNNVNNNGAHGFSEIMYAFTSATGNNGSAFAGISVNTPFYNLTLAMAMLMGRFMMQIPVLAIAGSLSAKKYIPTTSGTFPTDGFVFIVLLISVIIIVGALTFFPGLTLGPIVEHFLMHSGKLY, from the coding sequence ATGACCGGCATTGGTTGGTTACAGATCCTGCTGTTTGTGGTGGCACTGATTGTCATCACGAAACCAGCCGGCACATACATCAAGCGGGTAATGGAGTGCGAGGCAACATGGCTGGACCCGCTTTTTAGGCCTGTCGAAAAGATCATTTATCGGATTGCTGGGGTCGACGAAACAATCGACATGCACTGGACACAGTACGCATTTTGCATGTTGGCATTCAGCATTGTGACTCTTCTGTTTTCTTACGCCATCCTCAGACTGCAGGGTGTCCTGCCCTTCAACCCGATGTCATTTTCGACAGCACAAGCACCCGCTTTCGCCACTGCTATGACGCCTGACCTGGCTTTCAATACTGCCGTCTCATTCACCACGAACACAAACTGGCAGGCATACAGCGGCGAGAATACAATGTCGTACCTGTCTCAGATGCTAGCCCTGGCACTTCACAACTGGGTTTCCGCAGCTGCGGGAATCGCCGTCGCTGTAGCCATGATTCGCGGATTCTCCAGACAATCAGCGACCGGCATAGGAAATTTCTGGAAAGATCTGGTTCGCTCCACCCTTTATGTTTTGCTGCCCGTGTGCCTGATTGCTGCGTTGTTCATGGTCTCGCAGGGAGTCGTACAGAACTTCAGTCCTTACGTCCAGGCAACAACACTAGAGGGAGCACAGCAAATCATTCCCCAGGGTCCTATCGCTTCGCAGGAATGCATAAAGATGTTCGGCACTAATGGTGGTGGCTTTTTGAATGCCAACAGTGCACATCCATTCGAAAATCCGACACCGCTATGCAATTTCGTGGAGATGCTCTTGATCTTCATGATTCCAGCAGGGCTCGCATACACGTTCGGGCTCATGGTCAAAGACACACGCCAGGGCTGGGCGCTATTTATCACCATGATGATGCTGTTCGTAGTCGGAGTAATCACCTGCTACGGCTTCGAAGCATCTGGAAATCCGAACATTGCCAGGCTCAATGTCAACACTTCTACTTCGCAACTTGGTGACCTGGGCGGCAACCAGGAAGGCAAAGAAGTGCGCTTTGGTTTAGCGAATTCTGCGCTCTTCGCTGTGATCACGACAGATGCAAGTTGCGGTGCAGTAAATTCCATGCATGACAGCTTCACGCCACTGGGCGGGCTTGTTCCCCTCTTGAACATCCAACTGGGCGAGCTGATATTCGGCGGAGTGGGTGCAGGACTATATGGCATTCTGATTTTCGCCATTCTCACCGTCTTCATTGCCGGGCTGATGGTCGGCAGAACGCCTGAGTATGTCGGCAAGAAAATCGAAAAGAAAGAAGTTAAAATGGCAATGCTGTTTGTGCTTGTCGCGGCTTTTTCCATACTGGGCTTTACTGCCTGCGGTGCCATATTGGAGCTGCCCGCCGGCAGTTTCTGGAACGCCGCCGGTGCGACCTACAATAACGTGAACAACAACGGCGCCCATGGTTTCTCGGAAATCATGTATGCCTTCACATCAGCAACAGGCAACAACGGTTCTGCATTTGCCGGAATTTCTGTAAATACACCCTTCTACAATCTGACTCTGGCAATGGCGATGCTCATGGGCAGATTCATGATGCAAATACCCGTGCTTGCTATTGCCGGTTCGCTCAGCGCAAAAAAATACATCCCCACCACAAGCGGAACATTTCCAACAGATGGTTTTGTATTCATCGTTTTGCTGATCAGCGTCATCATTATCGTCGGAGCATTGACCTTCTTTCCAGGCTTGACACTGGGTCCAATTGTCGAACACTTTTTGATGCACTCAGGCAAGCTGTACTAG
- the kdpC gene encoding K(+)-transporting ATPase subunit C — MLKELIPALRMTFVLALLTGLIFPLFITAVSQALFPEKANGSLVRNNKGDVVGSALLAQKFEAPKYFHPRPSAAGSGYAGEASGGTNLGPTSTKLIMGIADDPNTKADESFAGIKQLAESYRKENELDPNAAVPVDAVTRSASGLDPDISEANAMMQAPRVARARNLKADDVKAMIRKYRTDRDLQILGEPRLNVLTINMALDNIK; from the coding sequence ATGCTGAAAGAATTGATACCTGCTCTCCGAATGACCTTTGTGCTGGCTCTTTTAACGGGACTGATTTTTCCGCTGTTTATCACTGCAGTATCGCAAGCGCTATTTCCTGAAAAGGCTAATGGTTCACTTGTCCGCAATAACAAAGGCGATGTTGTTGGCTCAGCTCTGCTGGCTCAAAAATTCGAGGCGCCAAAATACTTTCATCCGCGTCCATCAGCAGCAGGATCAGGATATGCAGGAGAAGCTTCAGGCGGAACGAATCTGGGACCGACCTCGACCAAGTTGATCATGGGAATCGCAGACGACCCGAATACAAAAGCGGACGAATCATTTGCCGGAATCAAACAACTTGCAGAAAGCTATAGAAAAGAAAATGAGCTTGATCCAAATGCAGCCGTGCCTGTCGATGCAGTAACGCGATCAGCATCAGGTCTGGACCCTGATATCTCCGAAGCCAACGCCATGATGCAAGCACCAAGAGTTGCCAGAGCTCGCAATCTAAAAGCCGATGACGTAAAGGCTATGATTCGCAAATACAGAACCGACCGCGACCTGCAAATTCTGGGCGAGCCGAGGTTGAACGTACTGACAATCAACATGGCTTTGGATAATATCAAATGA